From a region of the Megalops cyprinoides isolate fMegCyp1 chromosome 13, fMegCyp1.pri, whole genome shotgun sequence genome:
- the LOC118787998 gene encoding cartilage intermediate layer protein 1: MSCLSVRAFLLLGLMSSTWAQGTWSRGRQRGLRTARQNNPALYHSEDGSEWSTWFNVDHPGGRGDYEQLDAIRFYYRDRVCESPLALEARTTDWIPAHSTGERVHVDPALGFWCANAEQPAGRNCSNYAVRFLCPKGVSGSVAQDAWGPWSDWSQCSAQCGQEAVQVRSRRCNSRSHHWEQQCSGPTVEGRVCKGPSCPVPACSLHCAMGRVNAECDACMCEDHLLLGSVRSAGGLPAPGAALLRPGPNPRVLTRTDHNGHFRIPGVCPDGNATLTVRLQKHAPLTVTVPHSAERTSVLHVKLDRAEKLHVLKNPESKARREGQTAAFCCKVGGTPEPDRYQWFHNGSRLEVTQTKDDATLVLRNLRMDQAGEYYCRATNEAGAIKSKPAILTVIGKDEPSCKPKPESYLIRLPHDCYQNESSSFYYDVGRCPVGTCAGQQDNGIRCKDSVAYCCGVAKMEERQISCQGYQLPTMVVTQCGCQKCVDTKAIVRGRAMAADNGEPMRFGHIFMNGVRVSRTGYKGTFSIQVPQDTDRLVLTFVDHMQKFVNTTKVLPFNKKGGAVYHEIKLLRKKAPVTLRSSETNTLQLGEVEGQDPIAEIQIPPNSFYRENGEVFTGNVKASVTFLDPRDVSTANAAQSDLNFIDDNGDTLPLRTYGMFSVDFRDEEADEPLNAGEVKVLMDAAQVKMPEHLSTMKLWSLNPDTGLWEEEGDFHMEKKRRGKREERTFLIGNMEIRERRLFNLDVPENRRCYVKVRAFRSDRFMSSEQVEGVVVTLINMEPTPGYSSNPRSWGRFDSVITGPNGACLPAFCDDQKADAYSAYVMANLGGEELEAVPSSPKFNPNTIGVPQPYLSKLNYRRTDHEDPRVKKTAFSINVAKPGANVADEGNGPIYSFDNLKECEEAPFNAGHFRFYRVEGDRYDYNTVPFNEDDPMSWTEDYLSWWPKPMEYRACYIKVKINGPHEINVRSRNMGGTHPRTVGQLYGIRDTRSIKDMDKPSVSAVCLEFKCSGMLYDQDRVDRTLVKVIPQGSCKRDSVGPMLQEYLVNHLPLAVNNDTNEFTMLAPLDPLGHNYGIYTVTDQDPRTAKEIALGRCFDGTSDGASRVMKSNEGVALTFTCTDREVTRQSVFQALQNSPGQSLVGAVQAGRSNRRQRGGQAAVRSSRRRSTRNPFPVRSRTSG, translated from the exons ATGAGCTGCCTGTCAGTGAGGGCTTTCCTCCTGCTGGGACTAATGTCCAGCACCTGGGCTCAAG GGACGTGGAGCCGCGGGCGGCAGAGAGGTCTGAGGACTGCCAGGCAGAACAATCCCGCCCTTTACCACTCCGAAG ATGGCTCCGAGTGGAGCACCTGGTTCAACGTGGATCACCCGGGGGGCCGCGGGGACTACGAGCAGCTGGACGCCATCCGCTTCTACTACCGCGACCGCGTGTGCGAGTCGCCCCTCGCCCTGGAGGCCCGCACCACCGACTGGATCCCCGCCCACAGCACCGGCGAGAGGGTGCACGTCGACCCCGCCCTCGGCTTCTGGTGCGCCAACGCCGAGCAGCCCGCCGGGCGCAACTGCTCCAACTACGCCGTGCGCTTCCTGTGTCCCAAAG GTGTTTCTGGGTCTGTAGCTCAGGATGCGTGGGGTCCTTGGTCAGACTGGAGCCAGTGCTCTGCACAGTGTGGCCAGGAGGCTGTGCAAGTGCGCTCTAGGAGATGCAATTCACGCTCCCACCACTGGGAGCAGCAGTGCAGCGGCCCTACAGTGGAAGGCAGGGTGTGCAAAGGACCTTCTTGCCCAG TTCCAGCGTGCAGCCTGCACTGTGCGATGGGCAGGGTGAACGCGGAGTGCGACGCGTGCATGTGCGAGGACCACCTCCTGCTGGGCTCCGTCCGGAGTGCCGGGGGGCTGCCCGCCCCCGGGGCTGCCCTCCTCCGGCCCGGCCCCAACCCCAGGGTCCTCACCCGCACCGACCACAACGGCCACTTCCGCATCCCGGGCGTGTGCCCCGACGGGAACGCCACGCTGACCGTCAGGCTGCAGAAGCACGCCCCGCTCACCGTCACCGTGCCCCACAGCGCCGAGCGCACCTCCGTCCTCCACGTCAAGCTGGACAGGGCAG AGAAACTCCATGTCCTGAAGAACCCAGAGAGCAAAGCCCGGAGAGAGGGCCAGACAGCTGCTTTCTGCTGCAAAGTTGGCGGCACACCTGAACCAGACCGCTACCAGTG GTTTCACAATGGCTCTCGGCTGGAGGTCACGCAGACGAAGGATGATGCCACTCTGGTGCTGAGGAATCTGCGCATGGACCAAGCCGGAGAGTACTACTGCAGGGCCACCAACGAAGCTGGAGCCATCAAATCCAAGCCAGCTATACTCACTGTCATAG GTAAAGATGAACCTTCATGCAAGCCTAAACCTGAATCCTATCTGATCCGTTTGCCTCATGACTGCTACCAGAACGAGAGCAGCTCCTTTTATTACGATGTGGGGAGATGCCCCGTGGGCACGTGCGCAGGGCAGCAAGACAATGGAATCCGGTGCAAGGACTCTGTGGCATACTGCTGCGGGGTAGCAAAGATGGAGGAGCGGCAGATATCCTGCCAGGGCTACCAGCTGCCCACCATGGTGGTCACCCAGTGCGGCTGCCAGAAGTGCGTGGACACCAAAGCCATTGTGCGCGGGCGTGCCATGGCGGCAGACAACGGGGAGCCAATGAGGTTTGGCCACATCTTCATGAACGGTGTGAGGGTCAGCCGCACAGGCTACAAGGGCACCTTCTCCATCCAGGTGCCTCAGGACACAGACAGGCTGGTGCTGACCTTCGTCGACCACATGCAAAAGTTTGTGAACACCACCAAGGTGCTGCCATTCAACAAGAAAGGCGGAGCTGTGTACCATGAGATAAAGCTGCTGAGGAAGAAGGCGCCAGTGACCCTGCGCTCATCAGAGACCAACACACTCCAGCTGGGAGAAGTGGAGGGCCAGGACCCCATCGCTGAGATCCAGATCCCCCCCAATTCCTTCTACCGTGAGAACGGAGAGGTGTTTACGGGTAATGTGAAAGCCAGTGTCACCTTTCTGGATCCCAGAGACGTCTCAACGGCAAATGCTGCACAAAGCGACCTTAATTTCATTGATGACAATGGCGACACACTTCCACTGAGGACGTATGGCATGTTTTCCGTGGATTTCCGGGACGAGGAGGCGGATGAACCTTTGAATGCGGGTGAGGTCAAGGTGCTCATGGACGCGGCCCAGGTGAAGATGCCCGAACACCTGAGCACCATGAAGCTGTGGTCCCTGAATCCAGACACAGGCCtctgggaggaggagggtgacTTCCACatggagaagaagaggagagggaaacgGGAGGAGAGGACCTTCCTCATAGGGAACATGGAGATCAGGGAGAGGAGGCTGTTCAACCTGGATGTCCCGGAGAACAGGAGGTGCTACGTGAAGGTGCGGGCCTTCCGCAGCGACCGCTTCATGTCCAGCGAGCAGGTGGAAGGGGTGGTGGTGACCCTCATCAACATGGAGCCCACGCCGGGGTACTCCTCCAACCCCCGCTCCTGGGGCCGATTCGACAGCGTGATCACCGGTCCCAACGGCGCCTGCCTGCCGGCCTTTTGCGACGACCAGAAAGCAGATGCTTACTCCGCCTACGTTATGGCCAACCTCGGcggagaggagctggaggcagtCCCATCATCTCCTAAATTCAATCCCAACACTATCGGAGTTCCACAGCCCTACCTGAGCAAGCTCAATTACAGGCGGACAGATCATGAAGACCCCAGGGTGAAGAAGACTGCTTTTAGCATCAACGTGGCAAAGCCCGGCGCCAATGTGGCTGATGAGGGTAACGGCCCCATTTACTCTTTTGATAACCTGAAGGAGTGTGAGGAGGCCCCTTTCAATGCGGGGCATTTCCGCTTCTACAGGGTGGAGGGGGATCGGTATGACTACAACACAGTGCCTTTCAACGAGGACGACCCCATGAGCTGGACGGAGGACTACCTGAGCTGGTGGCCGAAGCCCATGGAGTACCGAGCCTGCTACATCAAGGTCAAGATCAACGGCCCCCACGAGATCAACGTGCGCTCCCGCAACATGGGCGGCACCCACCCCAGGACGGTGGGCCAGCTGTACGGCATCCGGGATACCCGCAGCATCAAGGACATGGACAAGCCCAGTGTCTCGGCCGTTTGCCTGGAGTTCAAGTGCAGCGGGATGCTCTATGACCAGGACCGAGTCGACCGCACGTTGGTGAAGGTGATACCCCAGGGGAGCTGCAAGAGGGACAGTGTGGGACCCATGCTGCAGGAGTACCTGGTCAACCACTTGCCGCTGGCTGTCAACAATGACACCAACGAGTTCACCATGCTGGCCCCGCTTGACCCTCTGGGCCACAACTATGGCATCTATACCGTGACCGACCAAGATCCCCGCACAGCCAAGGAAATCGCCCTGGGGCGCTGCTTCGATGGCACCTCTGACGGTGCCTCTCGGGTGATGAAGAGCAACGAGGGGGTGGCCCTCACCTTCACCTGCACTGACCGGGAGGTGACCCGACAGAGCGTCTTCCAGGCCCTGCAGAACTCCCCGGGACAGTCTCTGGTCGGCGCTGTTCAGGCAGGCAGAAGcaacaggaggcagagggggggCCAGGCAGCAGTCCGTAGCAGCCGCAGGCGCAGTACCCGAAACCCATTCCCCGTACGCAGTAGAACCTCGGGTTGA